From the Glycine max cultivar Williams 82 chromosome 11, Glycine_max_v4.0, whole genome shotgun sequence genome, the window ATTTCCCAATGAAAATTTAACTGCAGATGATCTGGATACCCGATAAAACACATTAGTCTAGGCAAACCAGATACCACTGCCAATAGTGATTGCCTCCGACAAAGCTACTTATAACAACTATAGTTAAGTGTCcgtttgttttaaagttaaacaaaattaattttaataaatataatagtaaAATGCGTCTTAATTAACCTCAACTACAGAATTTGCATTGAAACACAGGAAATGATTTTACAAGGAAAACAAACATGCACACATGTTGTGAACTTTGCTTATTTCATTAATCAATGATAATAAACCAGTAGCTTTTGATCTATCAAGTTCTCGAGTTATTGAAAGATTATGTCaggcaaaaaaatattcacaaaacttCATATTATCATTAACTTTTCATAGACTACAAGCATTGAAAGAAATTGCCAGCTCCATTTAAGCAATTCATGTCATGCATATTTCGCAATACGAGCCACATCCAACAGATTACTCAGCAAGCATGCAAACAATCACGGGGAAAAGCTTTCAGGACCAACACATTATCAGGTTATGTGAATAGGCCATATCAACTTGGTAATGGTACTTAAAATAAGAAAGCATCTTAGCTACCTGCATCGAAAGCCATTTTGCCCATTGTTAatcgaaaaataaataaaaattgtgcaACCAAACATGCAATTTATAAGATCTAAAGAAGTTATATCTTTCAAACTTAGTTTTTTAGGGGTGCAATTAAGGCAGAGAGAGAAGGCTAGGAGAATCTGGCATTTGCCAGCATGCGTATCTGACCATTatagtttatactttatatatatgtagCAGCAACAGATAATAAATATGAAGTTCTTTGATCGGTGGAAAAAACTACCAGAAAATTCTAGAGATGCTGAGGGGAAATCATGAGTTTCACAGAAGTTGctgcaacaaaacaaaattgcatGTAAGAATATTAccggaaaaaaaacaaactgaaCATAGTCATCTGTTTCAAATTAATCATATCCTGTCAACTAATTTGGCTAAAGAGACAACTTATCCTGCtaaaacaaattacaaaattatatagAAGGGTGTGAAATGTCTAATACATGTTGGttagaaagaaaataactcaATATTATGATTACAAGTACTCAGGCAAACATGCTATAACGGCCCTCCTACTCTAATATTCCCTACATATCAATATCATTACAGAAATCGCATTACATTCACAGGTCTCAATTCTACCCAAAATTTTGTGCCATAATTTTACCAAGTGACTTCGTGCAAAACTTGGTACAATCTTTTATCACAGCCCGAAAGTTAAGCAAGTAGGTAGCCAAACACAGGATACCAGAACCTGAAACAATGTAACCAGCAAAATGAGCTTCACCATTGCAACAAGCTGAAATATCTCAAGACTCAAGTAATCAGCAAGTGCGCCAGTAGGAGTATAACTCGAAGCTCTAACAGGGAAAATAAGAACTGGAAAGAGTAAAAGCAAATAACTGATTCTTAGAATCATACCTTTAGTCTAATATTAGTTATAAGCCAAGTCCAGTAGCATCTCATTATGCTGGCACCCAACAAGTGGAAGCATACAAAATGCGGCCCTTCCAACCTTGAAGCATCCACTTGTTATCTTCATCGAAGACAAAATCTCTGTGGTACCATTCCTTTAACTTAGTCCTGAATTTGGCCATTAATTCCTCATTTAGCGGGAGCTGCTTGAAACCAGCCCTCGTATTCCTAACATACCACTGTTTGTATGTCTCAGGCCTCTCAATCCTCTCAGAACCTTCACATGCTATAACATTCATAATCTCTCTGCCCAAAAGCTCTCTCTCAAGCATCAACCTCCATTCGTTTTCACGAGGTATGACTGTGTCAATCAAATCATAAATAGCAGAAtaatgaaagagagcctccctAAACCGCGTGGCAAAGAAAGGGGCATTATATGATCCATTAGTGATGGACTGAGTAAAAATATCCGGATTTATCTTCCTGATCAAATGAAGGACTCCATTTCTAGGACTGTTCACTTCAATAGACTCATCCAGTAAATTCTCAAACCTCAAGTGACAATTGACAGCAACTAGCTCGTTGCTCTGAATTTTGAGGGCTTCAACCTGAATGTTTTCCCAGTTCTTCGATGCTATGGCATTGTACTCAAAGGGAACATTGTAACGCTTACAATAGTTAGCCAGACGGTGACCTGTTTCCTCAATTCTTTCTGCGGGGCGAAAGCCAGGTTGGGGAAACTCTATCCCTGTGATCCTAAGCTTGGGAGGTCCACCCTCCCTATTTGAGAAAAACTTAATGAGTATTGGCCACTGGAAACCGTATAGGATCCCAAAATCAATAATATGAACGGTTTCTGCCTTTGCAGCTGCTTTCATAATCATTTTATTTGCAAAGAAATGTATAAACTTCTTGAAAGGGCTGGAGGAAGTGAAAACCTGGTATGCCTTGAGAAACTCAGCAACAGTGATGTTCTTAGAGCTCAGAAAAGTATACATTCCTTGTGCACTTGTGCCATCCCCAACCAAGCGTGCTTCGAGGCCATTGGTGAAGTAATGAGCCAACCTCTGTGATGCATCCCCAACGGGAGAAGAGTGTTGCCTAATCTGTTTTAGCAATTCATTGGCAGTCCTGTTGTCATTGGCATACACAGATTGTGAACACATCAATAGAAGATTCCTCAAATCCACCGTTTCCTTCTTCCTCCTCCCTTGTTTCTTTGAACGACCCTTACCTCCATCTCGTTCCTCAACGTTCACTGATCCACTCGTCAAACGAATGTGTTCGTCACACAGGTTTCCTTCATGAAGCAACAGCCGATCAAAAGCATCTGACAGGTCACTCTCATCAACAAGGGAAAGTGCTGATTGCTTGTTACTTctctctccttctccttcttctctagTTTCTATCTCTTGGCGCTGGTGATTCTTTCTACCCTTCAACAACCCATAGGAATTGTCTCCAAAAGAATTGATTGGTTCTTCTCTCTTTGAATGTAGAGCAGTTACAAGGTTAGGCCCCGGAGGAAGAAATTTACTAGCTTCCTCGAAGCCTCTTCTAAACTGGGAAACAGAATCAACATGATTGAAAATATTGTGGGCTAAGAGTTTGGCAATAGAAGAATCCAAATCTGAGACTGCGTCACTAACAGTAACTGAAGGCGGTGGTTGAGATTTAAACTGAAAAGCAGAAACAGAAATAGAATCCGGAGAACGGAGCTTCAACTCACGAGAATATTCATCTGAAAAATTGTTGTTGctactgctgctgctgctgctggtggtggtggtggtggtggtttcaGCTTCGGGACTGAGAAGAACGGGGTGTTGATCGGGAGAAAGAGGTAGGTTGCCGGCGAGAGCATCGTAGAAGGATTTCTCGGTAACTTGCAAGGTGAGTGAGTCATAGAATGGCTTCTGGTCAACGTTTTCTTCCATGAGGATCTGGCTAATGAACTTTGCAGTTTCTGAGAAGTCGTTGTCTTCCATGGTTGCAAAACCAAGCGAGTCTGAGAGATACGGTGTGCCCTGGTCTTCCGAAGCACCGGGGAAGTTGGAGTCCATAACACTCAACAACACTGAAAtaggtttttattttgttcaggAAGACAAAGCATGAAAACAATGAAGCCAAGGTATTGTATTGGGGGTTCGGAAAAAGAGACAAGAGAAGGAGCAGCCCTCGATATGAGCATAGGGATAGTGCCGCGAATCTTCGCTGTTCCAAGGAGGCtgttattttctcaaaaaatagtGACATCTAAGATGTCAATACTAGATGCTCACATAAAGTCCCTTGCCTTCTTCacgttaaatattatttatttagtaagaaaaatattcaattctcatcgtatataatttttttttagatataacataaatcataaataaaattatttttttatcaataggtTGAAAACACCTATATCTCTAACCCCaggacaaaaaaatatcatattactaCATTTTAAGTACAAAATGTGGTAAAGATATTAAAAGTCAAATAAAGAatgtttttccaaaaaaaaacacacagacAAGGAAATATGCAAGGCTAATAACACAAATTAGTTTCCTAACTTCAAAAGTACACTGAGTGTGCGTTGTATTGTTAggattataatatatttgagaaattatttgtttttttatatatagagaagtaaaatcaagttttaaataagtttaataGAATAATAAAGTTATTATACTTAATCCAATTACctatcttgattttgacttgagaCAAACAATTTAATGTGGGATGATGAAATTATTCGTTTTACTGCATGCACAGCCTAATAAAGTTATGATGGCGTTACTTGGTTGTCAAGTAAGACGATTGTGAACGAGTCttctctttttagtttttagactTTTCAGGCTAGGTTTGTTTTCTCCGTTGAATGACTAcagtttatttaataatttttaaagacaaatgTTGCCAGATTATTAATGATCGAAAATAAAACGTTATCATCaaacaaattatgaaaaataaagagaacaaCTATTTGTTACAACGGCACGTGTAAGAGTTGATTAAATCttaaagagaataaaatattaatttaatatacaaaCTAGTTCAATTTTTAGACCTAAAAATATCTCAGGATTCTGCTGCTTATGAGTGCCTATCAGAAGAACTCCGGAAGGAAGACTTCAACATTTAAACGCCATTCACATAGCACCAGTTATCAGTTATACTGTTATATTATACACAGTCACAGACTAATGACTGgaccaattaaaaatattatgagaaCTGAAACTGAACTATGCTCTTCCATTATATTAGCAGAGATCAGCTTCTAGAATATGTCAACCACAAGaattttggaagtccatgtcTCCTCTACAACTCATGAAATGCTTCTCCTAATTAACTACCTCGGGAAGAAAATTGTCAAGGCCTATGCAGGCACCCAACAGGAGGAAGCATAAACTACTCGGCCCTTCCAAACTTGCAGCATGTAGTTGCCATCTTCAAGAAGCACTAAATCACTGTGGTACACATCTTTCAACTTGCATCTTAATTTGTTAATGAGATGCTCATCCAAGGGCAATTGCTTAAATCCAGCCCTCATGTTCCTAACCTGCCATTGCTTGTATGTCTCGGGCCTCCTCTCACAAGCTACAATATTCATATCTTGTCAACTAATTTGGCTCAAGAGACAACTTATCTTGCAAAAACAACTTACAAAATTATATAGAAGGATGTGAAATGTGTTACAAAGCTATTTTTACTCCTACTGAAAATATCCTAAAAGCCACCATAAAGCTATAAAGAGAATAAGATAAACTTGATATTTcattaataaatgataatagGTAAAGatgaatatacatatataatctaAGGGACATTTAATCAATGGATAATAATTATCCAAGTCTCAACATcatgttattttaatataaattaaataaaaaactataatttataaataaaaaacattatcttTTATAATCTTTGAGCCACTTAAACATCCTTCTTTTGGACCTCTTTGGGTCCATCCTAACAAAATGCCTAATACATGTTGGTTAGAGAAAATAACTCAATATACTGGTACTCGGGCAAACATGCTATAATGGCCTTCCTACTCTAATAGGCCCTACTTATCAATATCATTACAGAAATTGCATTACATTCACAAGTCTCAATTCTACCCGAAAACTTGTGCCATAGTTTTACCAAGTAACTTCGTGCAAAGCTTGTTGCAATCTTCATCACAGCACCTGAAGGTTAAGCAAGTAGAGGTAGCCAAACCAAGGATACCAAAACCTGAAACAATGTAACCAGCAAAGTAAGCGTCTTCGCAACATGCTGAAATATCTCAAGACTTAAGTAATCAGCAAGTGCTAGTTCAACTATAACTCGAAGCTTTTACAGGGAAAATAAGATGTCGATAGAGTGAAAGACAATGAGTGATTCTTAGAATCATACCTTCAGTATAGTATGAGTTCTGAACCCAGTCCAGTAGCATCTCATTATGCTGGCACCCAACA encodes:
- the LOC100795855 gene encoding scarecrow-like protein 14, with protein sequence MDSNFPGASEDQGTPYLSDSLGFATMEDNDFSETAKFISQILMEENVDQKPFYDSLTLQVTEKSFYDALAGNLPLSPDQHPVLLSPEAETTTTTTTSSSSSSSNNNFSDEYSRELKLRSPDSISVSAFQFKSQPPPSVTVSDAVSDLDSSIAKLLAHNIFNHVDSVSQFRRGFEEASKFLPPGPNLVTALHSKREEPINSFGDNSYGLLKGRKNHQRQEIETREEGEGERSNKQSALSLVDESDLSDAFDRLLLHEGNLCDEHIRLTSGSVNVEERDGGKGRSKKQGRRKKETVDLRNLLLMCSQSVYANDNRTANELLKQIRQHSSPVGDASQRLAHYFTNGLEARLVGDGTSAQGMYTFLSSKNITVAEFLKAYQVFTSSSPFKKFIHFFANKMIMKAAAKAETVHIIDFGILYGFQWPILIKFFSNREGGPPKLRITGIEFPQPGFRPAERIEETGHRLANYCKRYNVPFEYNAIASKNWENIQVEALKIQSNELVAVNCHLRFENLLDESIEVNSPRNGVLHLIRKINPDIFTQSITNGSYNAPFFATRFREALFHYSAIYDLIDTVIPRENEWRLMLERELLGREIMNVIACEGSERIERPETYKQWYVRNTRAGFKQLPLNEELMAKFRTKLKEWYHRDFVFDEDNKWMLQGWKGRILYASTCWVPA